CCGATATCAATTGCTTTTGATAtccaaagaaaaataataaaataataaattttaatatacaaagaaataaatatatttataagcaATTCGATGATTCTGAAAATTTATCCACGTATAAAGCTTTCACATGTTTATGGAGAATATAGGGGATTCACTGTTTTTTATCTCgtgtacaaaagaaaaattatcatatacTGTCACGCTTATCTACACTTATCGTTGTGATGAGAAGATAACAATTaataacgttattaaattgagtATATAGTTCGAAATGTCTATCGATACTTGTTAATACGAAAAGTAATTTAGTTGTGTATCAGCAGTGATCAGCAGTTTAATAGTGAAACAGtgtaagattatatatattatgtcatATAATTAATCCTCactttttcttccatttttattaaaaatgttaatttatataaaaacgtcTGTTTACAGTCTCATCCTCTcttggcaaaaaaatttaatataaaagtgtaaatgtttgttatatatataaatattatattggattatttaaaaaatgggtAACTACAGATTGCATTGCGATTTAATTCAATACTATTTTTcttcgtaataaaaatattataaataatctgTAGGTAACTCTGAAAGTCATGAGGCACTTGTAAAAGCACAATCACCTGACGAACAATCTACAGTAGCAGCTGTGCCAGGTGTGACATTTCCCCCTCCGTTTATCACGAAAGATCATTTCATTACAACCTGGTTTTCATGGAAGAAAAAATTcctcgctaaaatgaaaaatattgatacagccgaggaaaaaaaagagatgtgGGGTATCATGCTTTTAAATCGTATGGGTCCCATTGGTCAGGAAATCCATAGATCCATAGAAGAGATTCATAAAACATTGCCCTTCTATGACAAAAATACCCGGGAAGATGTAAATGCATTAATTAAGAAGTTTGATATATATTGCGTGGAAAGTGTatttaaagacaaaaaaagaGACTGCAAAGACGTCGACGAATACGTACATGATCTACATGTATGTATAAGAGTATATTAATCAcgattaagttaatatttatatatattttttaaattaagttaaaattaataacttataaaattcatttaataaaagttgcattaaaattaaaagttaaattgaaagtttaattttgaaacacatttacatatttatatatagtatcgtaattttttaaaattaatttctttaaatagaaaaataattatgtctattatcaaataaatttaatattttattcattttttccaGTTCATCGCTATCACACGAAAGTATATTGATCCTGCAGAGattgtaaaagagaaaattatacaagatataATTTATGTTCAGCGTTTTACAGGAAAAGCGGCGCTTCTCATACAAAGCAAAGGGGAGAATTTGATACCATACTTGCAATCGTTAGAGCTCAATGATATCGTTCTATTCTGGAAACAATGCGACAATTTAATGGCACGAAAAATCGAGAAAACACCAAATCAGAACTCGTATGTTAAGCCCCATATAAGTATAGAATATACTCGATATGGTAAAGAATATAATCAAAGTAAATGTCCCGCTTGGGGACCTCTATTTCGATTATGTTCCCGATGCAAGCATAAACGATTTAatcattttacaaataattctaaAGTAAAATACATAGACAATTGTAATAACTGCGGGATGGGTCATATTCAATCACGTTGTCCCGCGTATGGCGAATCGTGTACGAAGTGTgggaaaaaaaatcatttttcattgAAATGCGAGACATCTTTTGTTAACAATTGTACGAGATGTGGTATAAATCATGCGACATCCATGTGTTCCAGTGCAAGGTCAAACGAGTCGGTAATATAAACGAAATCACTAGGAAGAACAATGCATGAGCAAACTGGACAATAATCAATAGCAATAGTAACTTGCCTGCtttctattagaaaaaaaaatgtaactttatatcacaaaatattttatttttacttttgcacttaatgtaattatcatttattatattttaaattatacaattattctattgtatatatacatatttaggatgaaaataaaaaaataatttttcaggattttcttgtattatttattatattaaaaatatacattacgCTTGATCACCAGTCGGCATGGACTTTATAATGTCAGAATTGCCAGGATCTGTGATCGAAAGTGTACAAACGCGGAAATATTTGCCACAGGCTGTACCTAATTCGATGTTATTCCCGGTGTAGTGATGCACGCCGGTCTTCGCCAACATCGCGTAGTATTCGATTTCCGACTTCCTGTTAAATCCAGATAAACCACATTTAGAATGTAAAAGAGTTAAAATTCAACACCCCGTGCACTTACGAGCAGGGGCAGGAGACTACTCCATAGTACTCCTATTCAACTTATGATACACAAATTGACACAAATATCATTAATCTCtattaataatgcaatttcAATTTTGGTAGATTATTCATTTTAACTAATGCTTCATTAGTTttcaaaaaagatatatattaacaattatttaataaattcacccatttgtaaaattttataatattataaattgctcAGACAGAAAGAGAACTAATCAAGTGCCCATAAGTATGTTCTTCTTTTGAACTCCTTACACAAATCATCTTTTCTGTTTTCTCAAATGAGAAAAAAGGGAAAATGAATTGTGCAAGAAGTTCAACTAAAAAAAACAGGCCTCATATTGTACAAATGCTACTGGTCAATTCTTTCTCTGAGAGATCCAAGAGCAATTTCTAGTATTGTAGACACCAAGTTTAAGAGAAAAACTGTTAAATGTCAATTTGTTGGTAAAAGGAGTGCTACTTCTCAGTCTCACCTCAGCGGCGGCGTATTACTAGCAATGATGACCAATTTGGCTTTGCCTTGGCGGAGGGACTTCAGCGTCTGCTTATAACCAAGAACGTATTTACCAGATTTCATAACAAGCGCTAATCTGGTATTGATGCTCTCCTGAGCCTTTTTCTATATAATCGggcaataaaattgtattaaatatattacattagaGAAATAACCTAAAGTTATACTACAAACTTGGCTAATGCAAgccaattaaattaatgatatacTTCTTCcgtcaaaatttgaaaattaaatttttttttttatttgcagtattagattaaagtaaaatttagaaagaacCACATGAATGCTGGAGCAATTCGTTCCAGGCCGCCGTATTGCACGTGGGTTTTACCCCGCTATTTCGTTCAATTCAAGAGCAATCACAAATACACGATTGGTGCATGTCAcaataattgtaacaaaatacaataattgtaTTAGAATAAGATATGCATTTGAGATAAGTAAAAACCGAAAAAGCGTTGAACTTTTGCTACGAGAATGTTCAATGGACGAACACGTGGCTGCGACGGTGAAATTACCTGCTTCTTCTGGGCCACCATTTTTGCAATCGGCGATTCTTCTTATGACTGTAACAacattcataatttattaatcttctatatgtttaaaaataataaaatatacagaaaaatacatGTTTAGCACTATAATTAGCGACACGTACCTTCCGGCGGGACAAACGCTGAAAGAGAGAACGAGGGAGAGGTTGGGAGAGGTTCACTAGAAAGAACATACATGAACTACGAACAATAGATAGAAAGGAATCAATCGAAGCCGGCTATCACGTTTCTCAAACGGCGATTGTCCTGTGATCTGATTGGCTTTCGGTTTCGGTGCGTACTTTCTGCACCGGTGCAAGAAATTCAGTCCATGATCAGCTGCAGAGAAGGAGCGAACGAGCCttttaaaatgtcttttaaaacGAGAGCCGAGAGCtcgataacaattttttgacgCAGCGTCGAATGattatttacatacaatttgTGAATAATCTCTCCTCTGTTTATATATGGATTGATTGTATATCGTAAAAATAAGCGTGCGATGTAACACGTTGTTCGAAGAGGGGAATTTAGAGAAAGGGAAATACGTAAGTGTGACATTGACGTGATAAGATAGGATTCGCAAAGTTATAATAAGGCGAACGTATTACATCTCCTAACCGTGTTTGTGGGTGTTCTTATCAGAATGTTACTCATACTTTTTGGGCTTGTCCTCttttaaatgattataaatcGCCTATGTTAAATTCTCTATGGTTATTAGAATTACAAGACTCTTTTTCGATTGAATACATGATTGAGCATAGTTCAAGTTTATTGAAGTTATTACGGATATTTTAAACGTTAAATTGTGAATTGAATATGATTTAAATCTTATTGTTGAGCTTTAGTCTAAGGCTGCTACCTTGTCTCCGGTCTTGCAAGTACTTTGGATTGGAGAGTTGAAGAGCTTTTGTATTGTTGACACAACTGGACTATTGGCCATTTATTCTAGTGCTTGACATTCTTGCAACCATGtgattcatataaaaaaaaaaaaaaaaaatagaaacaagtAGATCATGtctttattatcaaattaaaaacaatgCTTTTGATACAAGATTATTCGCTTGACTTGTGCTAATTATAAACTTTtgctttctattttatattttttgtaaatttatctttcttaataatctctataaat
The window above is part of the Solenopsis invicta isolate M01_SB chromosome 8, UNIL_Sinv_3.0, whole genome shotgun sequence genome. Proteins encoded here:
- the LOC105195994 gene encoding uncharacterized protein LOC105195994 isoform X1, whose translation is MGNSESHEALVKAQSPDEQSTVAAVPGVTFPPPFITKDHFITTWFSWKKKFLAKMKNIDTAEEKKEMWGIMLLNRMGPIGQEIHRSIEEIHKTLPFYDKNTREDVNALIKKFDIYCVESVFKDKKRDCKDVDEYVHDLHFIAITRKYIDPAEIVKEKIIQDIIYVQRFTGKAALLIQSKGENLIPYLQSLELNDIVLFWKQCDNLMARKIEKTPNQNSYVKPHISIEYTRYGKEYNQSKCPAWGPLFRLCSRCKHKRFNHFTNNSKVKYIDNCNNCGMGHIQSRCPAYGESCTKCGKKNHFSLKCETSFVNNCTRCGINHATSMCSSARSNESVI
- the LOC105195994 gene encoding uncharacterized protein LOC105195994 isoform X2; translation: MKNIDTAEEKKEMWGIMLLNRMGPIGQEIHRSIEEIHKTLPFYDKNTREDVNALIKKFDIYCVESVFKDKKRDCKDVDEYVHDLHFIAITRKYIDPAEIVKEKIIQDIIYVQRFTGKAALLIQSKGENLIPYLQSLELNDIVLFWKQCDNLMARKIEKTPNQNSYVKPHISIEYTRYGKEYNQSKCPAWGPLFRLCSRCKHKRFNHFTNNSKVKYIDNCNNCGMGHIQSRCPAYGESCTKCGKKNHFSLKCETSFVNNCTRCGINHATSMCSSARSNESVI
- the LOC105195994 gene encoding uncharacterized protein LOC105195994 isoform X3, whose protein sequence is MGNSESHEALVKAQSPDEQSTVAAVPGVTFPPPFITKDHFITTWFSWKKKFLAKMKNIDTAEEKKEMWGIMLLNRMGPIGQEIHRSIEEIHKTLPFYDKNTREDVNALIKKFDIYCVESVFKDKKRDCKDVDEYVHDLHFIAITRKYIDPAEIVKEKIIQDIIYVQRFTGKAALLIQSKGENLIPYLQSLELNDIVLFWKQCDNLMARKIEKTPNQNSARSNESVI
- the LOC105196001 gene encoding 60S ribosomal protein L30; amino-acid sequence: MVAQKKQKKAQESINTRLALVMKSGKYVLGYKQTLKSLRQGKAKLVIIASNTPPLRKSEIEYYAMLAKTGVHHYTGNNIELGTACGKYFRVCTLSITDPGNSDIIKSMPTGDQA